One region of Cinclus cinclus chromosome 1, bCinCin1.1, whole genome shotgun sequence genomic DNA includes:
- the NPVF gene encoding pro-FMRFamide-related neuropeptide VF: MEVISTKKFILFALATVVFLTSKSICLNEPMKSRLQSREDNDDKYYEIKDNISEEKQRSLNFDEMEDWGSKDIIKMNPFTANKMPNSVANLPLRFGRNYLEERSIKPFANLPLRFGRAFAENIPHRAPKVSHRLGRSPVVKGSSQSLLNLPQRFGKSLTVNLPQDIQESNPGI; this comes from the exons ATGGAAGTAATTTCAACCAAGAAGTTTATTCTGTTTGCTTTAGCTACAGTGGTCTTTCTCACATCGAAGAGCATATGCCTAAATGAACCAATGAAGtccaggctgcagagcagagaagacaATGATGATAAATATTATGAG atTAAAGATAATATTTCggaagaaaagcagaggagtCTCAATTTTGATGAAATGGAAGACTGGGGATCAAAAGACATCATTAAAATGAATCCTTTTACAGCAAACAAGATGCCAAATTCAGTTGCTAACTTACCTCTTAGATTTGGAAGAAATTACCTAGAAGAAAGAAGCATTAAACCATTTGCTAATTTGCCCCTGAGATTTGGAAGAGCTTTTGCAGAGAACATACCTCATCGTGCTCCAAAGGTATCACACAGGCTTGGGAGATCTCCAGTTGTTAAGGGTTCCAGTCAATCACTTCTAAATTTGCCACAGAGATTTGGGAAGTCACTGACTGTCAATCTGCCTCAAGACATTCAGGAATCCAACCCAG GGATTTGA